From a region of the Chitinophaga caseinilytica genome:
- a CDS encoding MutS-related protein yields MELDKTTYLDLSIFNREDEYSLFHKLDFTTTAGGREYLRKLFGQPLKDIASIHNRQQMLQYLLENEKAWPKAISNGTIVVVENYLNADIEPISSSGGLALYINTLVTKTIYAPDFGFIKFSFEQLLNLIRGFRSLTEEIEIETAPTNLRMLLERARVLINKDEFHAIVQLDDDGALNSREILRYDRAIRKKYKKVLWELTEIYTQLDAYQSMAQAILRFGLHFPMFTEEIKPHIAIQQLYHLILPQPVAYDVTMEPDRGFIFLTGANMAGKTTFIKAVGISVFLAHLGMGVPAKSMTLSFFHGILSNIDVKDNIFKGESYFYNEVQRIKNTIIKISDGKNWLILIDEMFKGTNVEDAKNCSLAVIRGLLQNRRCLYILSTHLYEIAEELREEPKIIFKYFQSEVIDDNLHFTYELRDGIAKEKIGYLILRKEKVIELLNNMKMD; encoded by the coding sequence ATGGAGCTGGACAAAACAACCTACCTCGACCTTTCGATCTTCAACCGTGAAGACGAATATTCACTATTCCACAAACTGGATTTCACCACCACTGCCGGCGGGCGGGAATACCTGCGCAAACTGTTCGGCCAGCCGCTGAAAGACATCGCCTCCATCCACAACCGCCAGCAAATGCTGCAATACCTCCTGGAGAACGAGAAAGCCTGGCCCAAAGCCATCAGCAACGGCACCATCGTGGTAGTGGAGAATTACCTCAACGCGGATATCGAACCGATATCCAGCAGCGGCGGCCTGGCGTTGTACATCAACACCCTCGTCACCAAAACGATTTACGCCCCTGATTTCGGGTTCATCAAATTTTCGTTCGAACAACTGCTCAACCTCATCCGCGGCTTCCGGTCGCTCACGGAAGAAATCGAAATCGAAACGGCACCCACCAATCTCCGCATGTTGCTGGAAAGGGCGCGCGTGCTCATCAACAAAGACGAATTCCACGCCATCGTTCAGCTGGATGACGACGGGGCGCTCAATTCCCGCGAGATCCTCCGGTACGACCGTGCCATCCGCAAGAAGTATAAAAAGGTATTGTGGGAGCTGACGGAAATCTATACGCAGCTGGATGCGTACCAGAGCATGGCGCAGGCCATCCTGCGGTTCGGGCTGCATTTCCCGATGTTCACGGAAGAGATCAAACCGCACATCGCCATCCAACAATTGTATCATCTCATTCTGCCGCAACCCGTGGCGTACGATGTAACGATGGAGCCGGACAGAGGGTTTATATTCCTTACCGGCGCGAATATGGCGGGCAAGACGACGTTCATCAAAGCCGTGGGGATTTCCGTGTTCCTGGCGCACCTGGGCATGGGCGTTCCGGCAAAATCCATGACGCTGAGTTTCTTCCACGGCATCCTGTCGAACATCGACGTGAAAGACAACATCTTCAAAGGCGAAAGTTATTTCTACAACGAAGTACAGCGCATCAAAAATACCATCATCAAAATCAGCGACGGCAAAAACTGGCTGATCCTGATCGATGAAATGTTCAAGGGCACCAATGTGGAAGACGCGAAAAACTGTTCGCTCGCCGTGATCCGCGGATTGCTCCAGAACCGGCGCTGCCTCTACATTCTATCGACACACCTCTACGAAATCGCGGAAGAATTACGGGAAGAACCGAAGATCATTTTCAAATATTTCCAATCGGAAGTCATCGACGACAACCTGCATTTTACTTACGAGCTGCGCGATGGCATCGCGAAAGAAAAGATCGGTTACCTCATTTTGAGAAAGGAAAAAGTAATCGAATTGCTGAACAACATGAAGATGGATTAA
- a CDS encoding dihydroorotase, which yields MQNTIIKNISIVNEGSTTVGDVLIRNGRIEKIAPQIGETGREIDGTGKHLLPGVIDDQVHFREPGLTHKADIRHEARAAVAGGTTSFMEMPNTKPEAVTQERLEEKYDIAARTSLANYSFFMGVANDNAEEVLKTNAKKDRVCGVKIFMGSSTGNMLVDNFLTLEKIFGGTELLIATHCEDEKIIRHNMEEFKKAKGDQLTAADHPLIRNEEACFESSLVAVQFAMKHNSRLHILHISTEKELQLFSNMKPLSEKRITAEVCVHHLWFSADDYAQYGNLIKCNPAIKAASNREALWKGLLDDRLDIIATDHAPHTWEEKQQPYLQAPSGVPLVQHSLLMMLEQVKAGRFTIEQLVRKMSHAPAECFRIRERGFLREGYWADAVIVDLNAATNVSKDNIYYKCGWSPFEGHAFPAAVTHTFVSGHLAYENGTFNEQQCGQRLLFNA from the coding sequence ATGCAAAACACCATCATCAAGAATATATCCATCGTTAACGAAGGGTCTACCACCGTGGGCGACGTCCTCATCCGCAACGGCCGCATCGAAAAAATAGCGCCGCAGATCGGGGAAACCGGCCGTGAAATCGACGGAACGGGCAAACACCTCCTGCCCGGCGTCATCGACGACCAGGTGCATTTCCGCGAGCCCGGCCTCACCCACAAGGCAGACATCCGCCACGAAGCCAGGGCCGCCGTGGCCGGGGGCACCACTTCCTTCATGGAAATGCCCAACACCAAGCCCGAAGCCGTTACCCAGGAACGCCTCGAAGAAAAATACGACATCGCCGCCCGCACCTCCCTCGCCAACTACAGCTTTTTCATGGGCGTAGCCAACGACAATGCCGAGGAAGTACTGAAAACCAACGCCAAAAAAGACCGCGTTTGCGGCGTGAAAATATTCATGGGCTCGTCTACCGGCAACATGCTCGTCGACAATTTCCTTACCCTGGAGAAAATCTTCGGCGGAACAGAGCTCCTCATTGCCACGCATTGCGAAGATGAGAAGATCATCCGCCACAACATGGAGGAATTCAAAAAAGCGAAAGGCGACCAGCTCACCGCGGCCGACCATCCGCTGATCCGCAACGAGGAAGCCTGCTTTGAATCGTCGCTCGTAGCCGTTCAGTTCGCCATGAAGCACAACTCGCGCCTGCACATCCTCCATATTTCCACCGAAAAGGAACTGCAGCTTTTCAGCAACATGAAACCGCTTTCCGAAAAACGGATCACGGCGGAAGTGTGCGTGCATCACCTCTGGTTTTCGGCCGATGATTATGCGCAATACGGCAACCTCATCAAATGCAACCCCGCCATCAAGGCCGCCAGCAACCGGGAAGCCCTGTGGAAAGGTTTGCTGGACGACCGGCTCGACATTATCGCCACCGATCATGCGCCGCATACCTGGGAAGAGAAACAACAGCCTTACCTGCAGGCGCCTTCCGGCGTTCCGCTCGTGCAGCATAGCCTGCTCATGATGCTGGAACAGGTGAAGGCAGGGCGTTTCACCATAGAGCAGCTCGTGCGCAAGATGAGCCACGCACCGGCAGAATGTTTCCGCATCCGGGAAAGAGGCTTCCTGCGCGAGGGCTACTGGGCCGATGCCGTGATCGTGGATCTGAACGCCGCGACCAACGTTTCCAAAGACAACATTTACTACAAATGCGGCTGGAGCCCCTTCGAAGGGCATGCCTTCCCCGCAGCCGTGACCCATACTTTCGTGAGCGGGCACCTCGCCTACGAAAACGGGACGTTCAACGAACAACAGTGCGGCCAACGCCTGTTATTCAACGCCTAA
- a CDS encoding porin family protein, with amino-acid sequence MQNAYFRDLFRLLRHPLTLAVFFLAALPAKAQLNMEEHDGKPYYFGITLAVNQSHLRLTHSDIFLKQDSIMVAEPLKTIGFNVGLLANLRFNHRFDLRFNPQLFFANKNLSYKENYPERTTEKKVESITASFPLQIKFKSDRIGNLRVYTIAGMKLDYDLASNKGLRRAEDLVKINKTAYGYEVGAGFEIYFPSFIFTPEFKISNGLNDVHVKDPNLRYSRVLDQLNTRTIVFSIHLQG; translated from the coding sequence ATGCAAAACGCTTACTTTCGGGATCTGTTCCGTTTACTGCGCCACCCGCTGACGCTGGCCGTTTTCTTCCTCGCAGCCCTGCCCGCCAAGGCGCAGCTCAATATGGAAGAACACGACGGCAAACCCTATTATTTCGGCATCACCCTCGCGGTGAACCAAAGCCACCTGCGCCTCACTCACAGTGATATTTTCCTCAAACAGGATTCCATCATGGTAGCCGAGCCCCTCAAAACCATCGGCTTCAACGTAGGCCTGCTGGCGAACCTCCGGTTCAACCACCGGTTCGACCTCCGCTTCAATCCGCAACTGTTCTTCGCCAATAAAAACCTTTCCTACAAGGAGAATTATCCTGAAAGGACTACCGAAAAGAAAGTGGAATCCATCACCGCTTCCTTCCCCCTCCAGATCAAATTCAAATCCGACCGCATTGGCAACCTCCGCGTGTACACGATCGCCGGGATGAAGCTCGATTACGACCTGGCGTCCAACAAAGGGCTCCGCCGGGCGGAAGATCTCGTAAAAATCAACAAGACCGCCTACGGATACGAAGTGGGCGCCGGCTTTGAAATTTACTTCCCTTCCTTCATCTTCACTCCCGAATTCAAGATCAGCAACGGCTTGAACGATGTCCACGTGAAAGACCCGAACCTCCGGTACTCCCGCGTCCTCGACCAGCTCAATACCCGCACCATCGTGTTTTCCATCCATCTGCAAGGGTAA
- the ubiE gene encoding bifunctional demethylmenaquinone methyltransferase/2-methoxy-6-polyprenyl-1,4-benzoquinol methylase UbiE, producing MASMFNDIAGRYDFMNHFMSLGIDVWWRKVALRKLKPLAPKSLLDVATGTGDVAIMAQRMLAPDHITGIDISEGMLEIGREKVAKAGFSDKITLQTGDSETISFPDATFDAITAAFGVRNFENLAKGLGEMCRVLKPGGMAVILEFSNPTAFPVKQLYNFYFRYITPTIGKLVARNKAAYSYLPSSVKEMPQGQEMCDILKKVGFQDVTCKTLTFGICSVYCATR from the coding sequence ATGGCCAGCATGTTCAACGATATTGCCGGCCGCTACGATTTCATGAACCATTTCATGAGCCTCGGGATCGACGTCTGGTGGCGGAAAGTAGCCCTCCGGAAACTGAAGCCCCTGGCCCCCAAATCCCTGCTCGACGTAGCCACCGGCACCGGCGATGTGGCCATCATGGCCCAACGGATGCTCGCCCCCGACCATATCACCGGCATCGATATTTCTGAAGGTATGCTCGAAATTGGCCGGGAAAAAGTAGCGAAAGCCGGTTTCAGCGATAAAATCACCCTGCAAACGGGCGACTCCGAAACAATAAGTTTTCCCGATGCAACGTTTGATGCCATAACGGCGGCCTTCGGCGTCCGGAACTTCGAAAACCTGGCAAAAGGCCTCGGCGAAATGTGTCGCGTCCTCAAACCAGGCGGCATGGCCGTTATCCTCGAATTCTCCAACCCGACAGCTTTCCCCGTCAAACAATTATATAATTTTTATTTTCGTTATATTACACCGACGATCGGTAAGCTCGTAGCCCGCAACAAAGCGGCCTATTCGTACCTTCCGAGTTCCGTGAAAGAGATGCCGCAAGGCCAGGAGATGTGCGATATCCTTAAAAAAGTTGGTTTTCAAGACGTTACATGCAAAACGCTTACTTTCGGGATCTGTTCCGTTTACTGCGCCACCCGCTGA
- the yihA gene encoding ribosome biogenesis GTP-binding protein YihA/YsxC has translation MVIKSAEYLISNVDWQKCPVADKPEYAFIGRSNVGKSSLINLLTSREKLAKTSGTPGKTQLINHFLINNQWYLVDLPGYGFAKVSQGQRKSWERMIEDYLRKRPNLMNVFVLIDSRHTPQKLDIDFINQLGEWNIPFQLVFTKADKNTQLETSRNTKAFLNKLRETWQFLPASYVTSTVKKTGRDQILAFIEEMNARFQGIA, from the coding sequence ATGGTGATCAAATCTGCAGAATACCTCATCAGCAACGTCGACTGGCAAAAATGCCCTGTGGCCGACAAACCGGAATACGCCTTCATCGGCCGTTCCAACGTCGGGAAATCGAGCCTGATCAACTTGCTGACCAGCAGGGAAAAACTGGCGAAAACCTCGGGTACGCCGGGCAAAACGCAGCTGATCAACCACTTCCTGATCAATAATCAATGGTACCTGGTGGATTTGCCGGGATATGGCTTCGCCAAGGTATCGCAGGGGCAGCGTAAATCGTGGGAGCGGATGATCGAAGATTATTTGCGGAAAAGACCGAACCTCATGAATGTGTTCGTGCTGATAGACAGCCGGCATACGCCGCAGAAGCTCGATATCGATTTCATCAACCAGCTCGGGGAGTGGAACATTCCGTTCCAGCTGGTGTTCACGAAGGCAGACAAAAATACGCAGCTGGAAACCAGCCGTAATACGAAAGCATTTCTTAACAAGCTGCGCGAAACCTGGCAGTTCCTGCCCGCAAGCTATGTCACTTCAACGGTTAAAAAGACGGGCCGCGATCAGATCCTGGCGTTTATCGAGGAAATGAACGCGCGCTTCCAGGGGATTGCCTAA
- a CDS encoding ribonuclease H-like YkuK family protein produces the protein MKWRRFNGEPIHLPIKEEVRRAIVRETGRGHKLKVCIGTDSQVKGLETEFATVIVFLREGHGGFMFIHNEKTRDVYSIKERMLVEVARSIEIAYELCDLFTDYDVDMEVHADINTNPQFKSNLALREAMGYILGMGFAFKAKPEAFASSSCANKIVN, from the coding sequence ATGAAATGGAGAAGATTCAATGGTGAACCCATTCACCTGCCCATTAAGGAGGAAGTGCGGCGTGCCATCGTCCGGGAAACCGGTCGTGGGCACAAATTAAAGGTCTGCATCGGTACGGATTCCCAGGTCAAGGGCCTGGAAACCGAATTCGCCACCGTGATCGTTTTCCTGCGCGAAGGCCATGGCGGGTTCATGTTCATTCACAACGAAAAAACGCGGGACGTTTATTCCATCAAGGAGCGGATGCTCGTGGAAGTGGCCCGCAGCATCGAGATCGCCTATGAATTGTGCGACCTGTTCACCGATTATGATGTGGACATGGAAGTGCATGCAGACATCAACACCAATCCGCAATTCAAGAGCAACCTGGCGCTGCGCGAGGCCATGGGCTACATCCTGGGGATGGGCTTCGCCTTCAAGGCCAAGCCGGAAGCCTTTGCCAGCAGCTCCTGCGCCAACAAGATCGTGAATTAG
- a CDS encoding CoA-binding protein, translated as MDTPKHTVVLGASPNPERYGYLAVTRLRAHGHPVTAIGKRTGSIGDTPITDEHPALSGVDTVTLYLNPMNQVQYYDYILSLHPKRIIFNPGTENPELETLARENGIIPQQACTLVLLSTGQF; from the coding sequence ATGGATACACCTAAACACACGGTTGTGCTCGGCGCTTCGCCCAATCCCGAACGATACGGATATCTGGCCGTTACGCGGCTCCGGGCGCATGGCCACCCGGTTACCGCCATCGGCAAGCGCACCGGTTCCATCGGCGACACGCCGATTACGGATGAACATCCGGCACTGAGCGGTGTGGATACGGTGACGTTGTACCTCAATCCCATGAACCAGGTGCAGTATTACGATTACATCCTCAGCCTCCATCCGAAAAGGATCATTTTCAACCCCGGCACCGAAAACCCGGAACTGGAAACCCTGGCCCGGGAAAACGGTATCATCCCCCAACAAGCCTGCACCCTCGTGCTGCTGAGCACCGGGCAATTCTGA
- a CDS encoding TIGR01777 family oxidoreductase, with protein sequence MRNKRIVIAGGAGFIGKGLVEEWGVNNFIVILTRSQPAPPAHGNVTYLHWDGATQGAWTQALEGADLLLNLCGKSVNCRYTPANKNEIFDSRTRSTEALGEAVRLCKKAPALWVNAGSATIYRHAEDRPMDEYTGEFHSDFSVQVCQRWESVFNSQDTPQTRKIILRMAIVIGAQGGVMEPYLNLLKFGLGGHQGSGKQKFSWVHITDVAGMLEFLIEHGECNGVYNCSSPQPTDNRGFTATLRKVYGHNFGLPAPAWMLHIGAALIGTETELLLKSRWVLPVRVLKAGYAFRYPVLEGALLQVKGVLPRKRYHLF encoded by the coding sequence ATGAGAAATAAACGCATTGTCATCGCCGGCGGCGCCGGTTTCATCGGGAAAGGATTGGTGGAGGAATGGGGAGTGAACAACTTCATCGTTATCCTGACCCGCAGCCAACCGGCGCCCCCGGCGCATGGCAATGTTACCTACCTCCATTGGGACGGCGCCACACAGGGCGCCTGGACGCAGGCACTCGAAGGCGCAGACCTCCTGCTCAACCTCTGCGGCAAAAGCGTCAATTGCCGGTATACCCCCGCCAACAAAAACGAGATTTTCGATAGCCGGACGCGCAGCACCGAAGCGCTGGGCGAGGCCGTCCGTCTTTGCAAAAAAGCTCCGGCGCTATGGGTCAACGCCGGATCGGCCACAATATACCGGCATGCGGAAGACCGGCCCATGGACGAATATACCGGCGAATTCCACAGCGACTTCTCCGTACAGGTATGCCAGCGCTGGGAAAGCGTATTCAACAGTCAGGATACACCGCAAACGCGCAAGATCATCCTTCGCATGGCGATCGTGATCGGCGCACAGGGCGGTGTGATGGAGCCTTACCTCAACCTCCTGAAATTCGGCCTGGGCGGGCACCAGGGCAGCGGGAAACAGAAATTCAGCTGGGTGCATATCACCGATGTGGCGGGGATGTTGGAATTCTTAATAGAACACGGGGAATGTAACGGGGTGTATAATTGCAGTTCTCCGCAGCCGACAGACAACCGAGGCTTTACGGCCACTTTGCGGAAAGTCTACGGACATAATTTCGGGTTGCCGGCACCTGCCTGGATGTTGCACATCGGTGCGGCACTGATCGGTACGGAAACTGAGCTTTTGTTGAAAAGCAGGTGGGTATTGCCTGTCAGGGTGCTGAAGGCCGGTTATGCGTTCAGATATCCCGTGCTGGAGGGCGCATTGCTGCAGGTGAAAGGCGTCTTGCCCCGCAAACGGTACCATCTTTTCTAA
- a CDS encoding GbsR/MarR family transcriptional regulator — MKLPEAKAQFIQTWGLLGAQWGVNRTMAQIHALLLIAPEPLSAEDIMTGLDISRGNVNMNVRELMNWGIVEKVLVPGERKEFFVAEKDIWKVGTAIARERKKRELDPILKVLLQLSKVEGDPKDKNVRAFRDTMQNIQKFAHQTDAALNAFIKSEENWFYSTLMKVIR, encoded by the coding sequence ATGAAATTGCCAGAAGCCAAAGCGCAGTTCATCCAGACATGGGGATTGTTGGGCGCCCAGTGGGGCGTGAACCGGACCATGGCCCAGATTCACGCGCTGCTGCTGATCGCTCCCGAACCCCTGAGCGCCGAAGACATCATGACCGGCCTCGATATCTCGCGCGGGAACGTCAATATGAACGTGCGTGAACTGATGAACTGGGGAATCGTGGAAAAAGTACTCGTGCCCGGCGAAAGAAAAGAGTTCTTCGTCGCCGAAAAAGATATCTGGAAAGTAGGGACCGCCATCGCCAGGGAAAGGAAAAAACGCGAGCTCGACCCCATCCTGAAAGTCCTCCTCCAACTCAGTAAAGTGGAAGGGGACCCGAAAGACAAAAACGTCCGCGCCTTCCGGGACACGATGCAGAATATCCAGAAATTCGCCCACCAGACAGATGCCGCCCTCAACGCGTTCATCAAGTCTGAAGAAAACTGGTTCTACAGCACCCTCATGAAAGTGATCCGCTGA
- a CDS encoding dihydrolipoamide acetyltransferase family protein, translated as MARKLAEEKGIDINQVPGSGDNGRIVKRDVDSFVPGKAAPAAPAAAPAAGAPAPQVAAFAAIGEESFNEVPVSQMRKAIARRLSESKFQAPHFYLTMEINMDNAMAAREAINKISPAKVSFNDMVIKACAMALRQHPDVNSSWRGDVIRYNQHIHVGSAVAVDEGLIVPVIRFADQKSFSQIAAEAKSLADKAKNKKLQPNDYSGNTFTVSNLGMMGIESFTAIINSPDSAILAVGAIKEIVVADKGQFKTTNVMKVTLSCDHRTVDGAVGSRFLVTVKNFLENPVNMLV; from the coding sequence CTGGCCCGCAAGCTGGCGGAAGAAAAAGGGATCGACATCAACCAGGTGCCCGGTTCCGGCGACAATGGCCGTATCGTAAAACGCGACGTAGACAGCTTTGTGCCCGGTAAAGCAGCTCCCGCTGCACCTGCCGCCGCTCCTGCTGCTGGTGCCCCCGCTCCGCAGGTGGCCGCCTTCGCAGCTATCGGTGAAGAAAGCTTCAACGAAGTGCCCGTTAGCCAGATGCGCAAAGCCATCGCACGCCGCCTGAGCGAAAGCAAATTCCAGGCGCCGCACTTCTACCTGACCATGGAAATCAACATGGACAACGCCATGGCAGCCCGCGAAGCCATCAATAAAATCTCCCCCGCCAAGGTTTCCTTCAACGATATGGTCATCAAGGCCTGCGCCATGGCCCTCCGCCAGCATCCAGACGTAAACAGCAGCTGGAGAGGAGACGTGATCCGCTACAACCAACACATCCACGTAGGCTCCGCCGTTGCCGTGGATGAAGGCCTGATCGTTCCCGTGATCCGCTTCGCCGACCAGAAAAGCTTCTCCCAGATCGCTGCGGAAGCCAAATCCCTGGCCGACAAAGCCAAAAACAAGAAACTCCAGCCGAACGATTACTCCGGCAATACCTTCACGGTGTCTAACCTGGGTATGATGGGCATCGAATCGTTCACCGCCATCATCAACTCCCCCGATTCCGCCATCCTCGCAGTTGGCGCCATCAAGGAGATCGTGGTTGCCGATAAAGGACAGTTCAAAACCACCAACGTGATGAAAGTTACCCTCAGCTGCGACCACCGTACGGTAGACGGCGCTGTAGGTTCCCGCTTCCTCGTTACCGTGAAGAACTTCCTCGAGAACCCGGTAAACATGCTGGTATAA
- a CDS encoding biotin/lipoyl-containing protein — protein MAEVIRMPLLSDTMTEGVIAEWHKKVGDTVKSDDVIAEVETDKATMEVMPYVDGTVLYIGVEKGKAAKVNEIIAIIGKPGEDFKSLLDGGAAPAPAAQAAAPAPKAEAAAPAAAAPAVDKGALDEALKNATVIRMPLLSDTMTEGKIVAWNKKVGDTVKSDDVLAEVETDKATMEVIGYADGTLLHIGIPEGNVAKVNGIIAIVGKKGTNVDAILSAEQSGGAAPAAAAQTEAAPAAASAPAASAPAAASADGRVKASPWPASWRKKKGSTSTRCPVPATMAVS, from the coding sequence ATGGCAGAAGTTATCAGAATGCCCCTTTTAAGTGATACGATGACAGAAGGGGTGATCGCGGAATGGCATAAAAAGGTAGGCGATACCGTAAAATCGGACGATGTAATTGCCGAAGTGGAAACCGACAAGGCTACCATGGAGGTTATGCCATACGTGGACGGAACCGTATTATACATCGGCGTGGAAAAAGGGAAAGCCGCTAAGGTGAACGAGATCATCGCCATCATCGGCAAACCGGGAGAAGATTTCAAATCGCTCCTCGATGGAGGCGCCGCTCCTGCTCCTGCAGCCCAGGCCGCCGCTCCCGCTCCCAAGGCCGAAGCAGCCGCTCCTGCCGCCGCAGCTCCCGCTGTAGATAAAGGCGCGCTGGACGAAGCCCTCAAAAACGCTACCGTGATCCGCATGCCGCTCCTGAGCGATACCATGACGGAAGGCAAGATCGTAGCATGGAATAAAAAAGTGGGCGATACCGTAAAATCTGACGACGTGCTCGCAGAAGTGGAAACCGATAAGGCGACCATGGAAGTGATCGGGTATGCAGACGGTACGCTTCTCCATATCGGCATCCCCGAAGGGAATGTCGCCAAAGTAAACGGCATCATCGCTATCGTCGGCAAGAAAGGCACCAATGTGGACGCCATCCTCTCCGCCGAACAATCCGGTGGTGCAGCGCCCGCGGCCGCAGCTCAAACCGAAGCCGCTCCCGCAGCAGCATCGGCCCCTGCAGCCTCCGCTCCCGCCGCAGCCTCTGCGGATGGCCGTGTGAAAGCTTCTCCCTGGCCCGCAAGCTGGCGGAAGAAAAAGGGATCGACATCAACCAGGTGCCCGGTTCCGGCGACAATGGCCGTATCGTAA
- a CDS encoding DNA polymerase III subunit gamma/tau: MENFIVSARKYRPQNFSTVVGQAHITTTLKNAIRNNQLAHAFLFCGPRGVGKTTCARILAKTINCENLQADGEACNECNSCRTFNEGSSFNIHELDAASNNSVDDIRTLVDQVRFAPQAGKYKIYIIDEVHMLSSSAFNAFLKTLEEPPSYAIFILATTEKHKILPTILSRCQIFDFRRITIQDTVDHLQEIVNKEQLSAEGDALHLIAQKTDGCMRDSLSTLDKIVSFTGGQLTYQNTLEHLNILDYDYFFRIMEGVLHQDIAGSLLIFDEILQKGFEGDNFLGGLAEFLRNLLVCKDEKVLHLMEVSANLKDRYRQMSGRLSAPFIVTALQLLNDTEIGYRMARNKRLHVEMALIRLCYLQQAVTLVSNEQTGEVVKKLDS, encoded by the coding sequence ATGGAAAATTTTATCGTATCGGCCCGTAAGTACCGCCCACAGAACTTCTCGACGGTAGTAGGCCAGGCCCACATCACCACCACTCTCAAGAATGCCATCCGCAATAACCAGCTGGCGCATGCCTTCCTGTTTTGCGGGCCCAGGGGCGTGGGTAAAACCACCTGCGCCAGGATCCTCGCCAAGACGATCAACTGCGAGAACCTCCAGGCAGACGGCGAAGCGTGTAACGAATGTAACTCCTGCCGCACGTTCAATGAAGGCAGCTCTTTCAACATCCATGAGCTCGACGCCGCGTCCAATAACTCGGTAGACGATATCCGGACCCTGGTAGACCAGGTGCGCTTTGCCCCCCAGGCTGGTAAATACAAGATATATATCATAGATGAGGTGCACATGCTCAGCTCGTCGGCCTTCAACGCGTTCCTGAAAACGCTCGAAGAACCGCCGTCTTACGCCATCTTCATCCTCGCCACCACCGAAAAGCACAAAATCCTGCCCACCATCCTGTCTCGCTGCCAGATTTTCGACTTCCGGCGGATCACGATCCAGGACACGGTAGACCATTTGCAGGAGATCGTGAACAAAGAGCAGCTTTCCGCAGAGGGAGACGCCCTGCACCTCATCGCCCAGAAAACGGACGGCTGCATGCGCGATTCGCTTAGTACGCTGGACAAGATCGTGAGCTTTACCGGCGGGCAGCTTACTTATCAAAATACCCTCGAGCACCTCAATATCCTCGATTACGACTACTTCTTCCGGATCATGGAAGGGGTGCTGCACCAGGATATCGCGGGCTCGTTGCTGATATTCGACGAAATCCTGCAAAAGGGTTTCGAGGGCGACAACTTCCTGGGCGGCCTGGCCGAATTCCTGCGTAACTTATTGGTTTGCAAGGATGAAAAGGTGCTCCACCTCATGGAAGTGTCTGCCAACCTGAAAGACCGCTACCGCCAGATGAGCGGCCGCCTGAGTGCGCCTTTCATTGTAACGGCCCTGCAATTGCTGAACGATACCGAAATCGGGTACCGGATGGCGCGGAACAAGCGCCTGCACGTGGAAATGGCCCTTATCCGGCTGTGTTACCTCCAACAGGCGGTGACGCTCGTGAGCAATGAGCAGACGGGCGAAGTGGTAAAAAAACTTGATTCCTGA